The following proteins are co-located in the Phyllostomus discolor isolate MPI-MPIP mPhyDis1 chromosome 1, mPhyDis1.pri.v3, whole genome shotgun sequence genome:
- the LOC114490268 gene encoding olfactory receptor 4S2-like encodes MEVASNVTEFTFLGLSQDPGMQLMFFALFLLFYIVIVLGNLLILLTVFSVSWLHTPMYFFLSNLSFVDIAYSSATAPKMIADFISDKKTISYWGCVTQMFTFHFFGCAEIFVLTVMAFDRYAAICQPLRYTTIMSASACVVLASLSWIGALGHSLVQTLLTFQLPFCNARVIDHYFCDVHPVLKLACADTTLVNMLVVANSGLISLGCFLILLASYTVILLSLRKRSAESRRKALSTCGSHFTVVTFFFVPCIFIYLRPSTTFPLDKAISVFYTTITPMLNPLIYTLRNEDVKRAVKWLWSCKVFLREKQSG; translated from the coding sequence ATGGAAGTGGCCAGCAACGTCACTGAGTTTACATTCCTAGGACTTTCCCAAGATCCTGGAATGCAACTGATGTTCTTTGCCCTGTTCCTCCTCTTCTACATCGTGATCGTTTTGGGAAATCTGCTCATTTTGCTTACAGTCTTCTCTGTTTCCTGGCTCCACACCCCCATGTATTTCTTCCTCAGTAACCTGTCCTTTGTGGACATTGCCTATTCCTCAGCCACTGCACCCAAGATGATTGCAGACTTCATTTCTGACAAAAAGACTATTTCTTACTGGGGCTGTGTAACTCAGATGTTTACCTTCCACTTTTTTGGTTGTGCTGAGATTTTTGTTCTGACTGTCATGGCTTTTGATCGTTATGCCGCCATCTGCCAACCTCTCCGTTACACCACCATCATGAGTGCTAGCGCTTGTGTTGTGCTGGCCTCGCTGTCTTGGATAGGAGCTCTGGGCCATTCCTTAGTTCAGACCCTCCTGACCTTTCAGCTGCCCTTCTGCAATGCTCGGGTCATCGACCACTACTTTTGTGATGTCCACCCAGTCCTGAAACTCGCCTGTGCTGATACAACCCTGGTAAATATGTTGGTGGTTGCCAATAGTGGTCTCATTTCCCTGGGGTGTTTCCTCATTCTTCTGGCCTCCTACACAGTCATTCTATTGAGTCTTCGGAAGCGGTCTGCAGAGAGCCGGCGCAAGGCTCTCTCTACCTGTGGGTCTCATTTTACTGTAGTAACTTTCTTCTTTGTCCCTTGTATCTTTATTTATCTTCGTCCATCCACTACTTTCCCACTGGATAAGGCCATATCTGTGTTTTATACCACCATCACCCCAATGCTAAACCCTCTCATCTATACTCTGAGGAATGAGGATGTAAAGCGTGCTGTGAAATGGCTATGGAGTTGCAAGGTCTTCTTGAGGGAAAAGCAGAGTGGATAG
- the LOC114490327 gene encoding olfactory receptor 4M1, whose amino-acid sequence MEPANYTRVTEFVLTGLSQTREVQLVLFAIFLFFYLFILPGNILIICTIRLDPHLTSPMYFLLANLAFLDIWYSSITAPKMLIDFFVERKKISFGGCIAQLFFLHFVGASEMFLLTVMAFDRYAAICHPLRYATIMNRRLCCILVAVSWMGGFIHSIIQVALIVRLPFCGPNELDSYFCDITQVVRIACVNTFLEELVMIFSSGLISVVCFIALLMSYAFLLVVLRKHSGSGESTSRAMSTCYSHITIVVLMFGPSIYIYARPFDSFPLDKVVSVFHTVIFPLLNPIIYTMRNKEVKTAMRKLVNINFI is encoded by the coding sequence atggaaCCTGCAAATTATACTAGGGTGACAGAATTTGTTCTTACTGGTCTATCGCAGACTCGGGAGGTACAACTAGTCCTATTTGCTATATTTCTATTCttctatttgttcattcttcCAGGAAACATTCTTATTATCTGCACCATCAGGCTTGACCCCCATCTGACTTCACCCATGTATTTTCTGTTGGCTAATCTGGCCTTCCTTGACATTTGGTATTCCTCCATCACAGCCCCTAAAATGCTCATAGACTTCTttgtggaaaggaagaaaatttccttTGGAGGATGCATTGCACAGCTCTTCTTCTTGCACTTCGTTGGGGCTTCAGAGATGTTCCTACTCACAGTAATGGCCTTTGATCGCTATGCTGCTATCTGCCACCCACTCCGCTATGCTACCATCATGAATCGACGTCTCTGCTGTATTTTAGTTGCTGTTTCCTGGATGGGAGGCTTCATTCATTCTATAATACAGGTGGCTCTCATTGTTCGACTTCCCTTCTGTGGGCCCAATGAGTTAGACAGTTACTTCTGCGACATCACGCAGGTTGTCCGGATTGCCTGTGTCAACACCTTCCTGGAGGAGTTAGTGATGATATTTAGCAGTGGTCTGATCTCTGTGGTGTGTTTCATTGCTCTCCTAATGTCCTATGCCTTCCTTCTGGTGGTGCTCAGGAAACACTCAGGCTCAGGTGAAAGTACCAGCCGGGCCATGTCCACCTGCTATTCCCACATCACCATTGTGGTGCTAATGTTTGGGCCATCCATCTACATTTATGCTCGCCCATTTGACTCTTTTCCCCTCGATAAAGTGGTATCTGTGTTTCACACTGTGATATTCCCTTTACTTAACCCCATCATCTACACAATGAGAAACAAGGAAGTAAAGACAGCCATGAGGAAGTTGGtcaacataaattttatataa